A genomic segment from Chloroflexota bacterium encodes:
- a CDS encoding transposase — translation MPIREMSRDQAWLLPPTLDDLVPPVHPARFVAEFVDALNRGDWAELGVQPDGEPLGALAYHPCALLSVWLYGFMTGVRSCRKLETACRDQIPYLWLTGRQYPAHNTLW, via the coding sequence ATGCCGATTCGAGAGATGAGCCGGGATCAGGCCTGGCTGTTACCGCCTACACTTGACGACTTAGTCCCTCCAGTTCATCCGGCACGGTTCGTAGCCGAGTTCGTGGATGCACTGAACCGCGGCGACTGGGCAGAACTAGGTGTGCAGCCGGACGGAGAGCCACTGGGAGCGCTGGCTTATCATCCCTGTGCCCTGCTGAGCGTTTGGCTGTACGGATTCATGACCGGCGTGCGCTCCTGCCGGAAACTGGAGACAGCCTGCCGGGATCAGATACCTTACCTTTGGTTGACCGGACGGCAGTATCCAGCTCACAACACGCTCTGGTGA
- a CDS encoding ATP-binding protein, giving the protein MTPATVYPRYAEHRLLEALEDSPVVLINGPRQCGKTTLAQTICAPEYLGSPSRERIAANISHSGAYSIRGKYDYISLDDDNLRVGAQEDPVGFVDDLPDNVVLDEVQRAPELFTALKVAVDRDRTPGRFVLTGSSNILLLERLADSLAGRQEVVRLHPLSQGEIEAGVTHLEDTVPHADPTTDFLGRIFGDGFRISRSARLGRQLYSRIVAGGFPPALARTAAHRRAAWCRAYAEAHVQRDVRDMARIRSLDVIPRLLNAAASQTAKLYNLSELAAPFQLSRQTIGDYVTLLERVFLLEKLPPWHGGRGQRLLKTPKLHLGDTGLGCALLGLDEEALATNREVRSSLLETFVFQELRRQASWSINPHSFYYYRDKDQQEVDIVVERGSLAVAGVDVKAAATVVSSDFRGLRKLKRIAGSRFTNGVVLYDGETVTRFGDRLYAVPIRHLWK; this is encoded by the coding sequence ATGACTCCAGCGACAGTCTATCCTAGGTATGCTGAGCATCGTCTTCTAGAGGCGCTAGAAGACTCTCCGGTCGTCTTGATTAACGGGCCGCGTCAGTGTGGTAAGACCACGCTTGCTCAGACGATCTGTGCGCCTGAGTATCTTGGGAGTCCCTCCAGAGAGCGAATTGCCGCCAACATTTCTCACTCTGGCGCGTACAGCATTCGAGGAAAGTACGACTACATCAGTCTGGACGACGACAATTTGCGCGTCGGCGCACAAGAGGACCCTGTCGGTTTTGTTGACGACCTCCCAGACAACGTCGTGCTTGATGAGGTCCAGCGAGCACCTGAGTTGTTCACTGCTCTGAAAGTCGCAGTCGACAGAGATCGGACGCCGGGACGCTTTGTGCTTACCGGTTCGTCCAACATCCTTCTCCTGGAAAGATTGGCCGACTCACTTGCGGGACGTCAAGAGGTGGTTCGCCTGCATCCTCTTTCTCAAGGAGAGATAGAAGCGGGAGTCACGCATCTCGAAGATACCGTACCGCATGCCGACCCTACAACCGATTTTCTCGGCAGGATTTTTGGAGATGGGTTCAGAATCAGCAGGTCAGCCCGCCTCGGCAGGCAGCTGTACAGTCGAATAGTCGCGGGCGGATTTCCTCCGGCCCTCGCTCGCACCGCGGCTCACCGTCGGGCAGCGTGGTGCAGAGCATACGCTGAGGCCCACGTGCAGCGCGATGTGCGAGACATGGCGCGTATCAGGAGTTTAGACGTCATCCCAAGACTGCTGAACGCAGCGGCTTCCCAGACTGCCAAACTCTACAATCTCTCCGAGCTTGCTGCTCCATTCCAGCTGAGCAGGCAAACGATAGGCGACTATGTGACACTCCTCGAAAGAGTATTCTTACTGGAAAAGTTGCCACCCTGGCACGGAGGGCGCGGCCAACGACTCCTGAAGACTCCAAAACTCCATCTGGGGGACACGGGACTCGGCTGTGCACTGCTGGGACTGGACGAAGAAGCCCTAGCAACCAACCGCGAAGTCAGAAGCAGTCTCCTGGAGACCTTCGTCTTTCAGGAACTTAGGCGACAGGCGAGCTGGAGCATCAATCCTCACTCGTTCTACTACTACCGGGATAAGGATCAACAGGAAGTAGATATCGTAGTCGAGAGAGGTTCATTGGCCGTAGCCGGTGTTGACGTTAAGGCCGCTGCGACAGTTGTGTCCTCCGATTTTCGTGGATTGCGGAAGCTCAAGAGAATAGCCGGAAGCAGATTTACCAATGGCGTGGTGCTATACGACGGTGAAACGGTTACGAGGTTCGGCGACAGACTATACGCTGTACCCATACGGCACCTCTGGAAGTAA
- a CDS encoding ParA family protein, with amino-acid sequence MGEIRRMDVIGVVAQKGGVGKTHLTINWAVEAERQGMGTVAVLDLDPQATAVSWAQRRLRLLNDNRPFLLKADLDDVGSINLEQVVEVCKACRDEGIDILFIDTPPSVRQPVIVTMEVSDYVVIPSGPSLAEMEAIGTTVAIVRNAGVPGCVVVNRGRPRSPINEDASTALAGYDLPVCPVVITQRAAIQDGFRDGQTGREYAPRGKAGPEITSSWHWIAKQIRGAQ; translated from the coding sequence ATGGGAGAAATTCGCAGGATGGACGTAATTGGCGTGGTCGCCCAAAAGGGAGGCGTGGGCAAGACCCATCTCACAATCAACTGGGCCGTGGAAGCGGAGCGACAGGGCATGGGAACTGTTGCCGTGCTGGATCTGGACCCACAGGCCACGGCTGTATCTTGGGCGCAACGGAGACTTAGGCTGCTCAACGACAACAGACCATTCCTGTTGAAGGCAGATTTGGATGACGTCGGAAGTATCAACCTCGAACAGGTAGTTGAAGTTTGCAAGGCTTGCCGAGATGAAGGTATAGACATCTTGTTCATAGACACGCCGCCTTCGGTTCGGCAGCCTGTCATTGTCACAATGGAAGTCTCAGATTACGTCGTCATTCCATCCGGACCGTCACTCGCAGAGATGGAGGCGATAGGGACAACGGTCGCAATAGTCAGAAACGCCGGTGTGCCCGGCTGTGTCGTCGTCAACAGGGGCAGGCCCCGCTCGCCGATAAACGAAGATGCCTCGACAGCGCTCGCCGGCTATGACCTGCCCGTCTGCCCCGTAGTCATAACTCAGCGGGCCGCAATCCAGGATGGCTTCAGGGACGGACAGACTGGTCGTGAGTATGCGCCGCGCGGGAAAGCTGGTCCCGAAATCACCTCGTCATGGCATTGGATCGCCAAACAAATTAGAGGAGCACAGTGA
- a CDS encoding DUF4326 domain-containing protein: MERIRRRRVKGWRMPPRAKYVGRPGVLGNPFTEGTKAGQIAEYRCAFYAGELGIDEGFVRRELNGFDFVCCWCREDEPCHADLHIEIVNAA, encoded by the coding sequence ATGGAGAGGATCCGGCGGAGGAGAGTCAAGGGTTGGCGTATGCCTCCTCGCGCAAAGTATGTGGGCCGCCCAGGGGTGCTAGGTAACCCCTTCACCGAGGGAACGAAGGCGGGGCAGATTGCCGAATACCGATGTGCATTTTACGCAGGTGAGTTGGGGATCGACGAGGGTTTTGTGCGCCGAGAACTGAATGGCTTTGACTTCGTCTGCTGTTGGTGTCGCGAAGACGAACCCTGCCACGCCGACTTACACATCGAAATTGTCAACGCAGCATAG
- a CDS encoding tyrosine-type recombinase/integrase — MVCCKLLQSLDPQRQQTTGSPVPVSEEARRRITEALEDSLAPTTRVNYISQWRKWEMFAGDSGYPVFPSEPVHLADWITQRAADGRKPGTIRMGLAAVGSVHRQANLPNPTEDEGVRATMRGITRAAGRAQKQAAGLTAASLAAIRATACAPRIGRGGSLETTGTAQARGLVDIALISLMRDGMLRRSEAESLTWGELVEEGDGTGRLTVARSKTDPEGEGAVLFVSAPTMEALRAIRPTDASASDSLFGLSDDQIARRVTAAAEAAGLGEGFTGHSARVGMAQDLARGGTELPALMTAGRWQSPTMPARYTRAEQAGRGAVARFYGSG; from the coding sequence ATGGTTTGCTGTAAATTGCTTCAAAGTCTTGACCCACAACGTCAACAGACAACCGGCTCGCCTGTGCCTGTGTCGGAGGAGGCTAGGCGCCGCATCACCGAAGCTCTCGAAGATTCTCTCGCTCCAACCACTCGTGTTAATTACATATCGCAGTGGAGGAAGTGGGAAATGTTCGCAGGTGACAGCGGCTATCCCGTCTTTCCCTCAGAGCCTGTTCATCTTGCCGATTGGATCACGCAGAGGGCCGCTGACGGCCGAAAGCCCGGCACTATCCGTATGGGGTTAGCTGCTGTTGGCTCCGTCCATCGCCAGGCCAATCTTCCTAACCCCACTGAGGACGAGGGCGTTCGAGCCACGATGCGTGGAATTACCAGAGCTGCCGGCAGAGCGCAGAAACAAGCTGCTGGACTGACCGCCGCGAGCCTAGCCGCAATTCGCGCGACGGCTTGTGCCCCTCGAATCGGGCGTGGCGGCTCACTCGAGACCACCGGGACAGCGCAGGCAAGGGGTCTGGTCGACATCGCGCTTATCTCGCTGATGCGGGACGGCATGCTCAGGCGCTCAGAAGCGGAGAGCCTGACCTGGGGAGAACTCGTTGAGGAAGGCGATGGGACCGGCAGGCTGACGGTCGCTCGGTCAAAGACCGACCCGGAAGGGGAGGGCGCGGTACTATTCGTTTCCGCTCCAACGATGGAAGCGCTGAGGGCCATCAGACCAACCGATGCGAGCGCCAGCGATTCGCTCTTTGGACTCTCAGATGATCAGATCGCGCGCAGAGTTACTGCCGCGGCGGAAGCAGCAGGCCTGGGAGAAGGGTTTACCGGACATTCAGCCCGCGTGGGAATGGCTCAGGACCTAGCGCGCGGTGGGACGGAATTGCCGGCACTGATGACGGCGGGTAGATGGCAGTCACCGACGATGCCCGCCAGGTACACTCGCGCCGAGCAGGCTGGACGCGGGGCGGTAGCGAGATTCTACGGCTCGGGTTGA